In Planctomonas sp. JC2975, the genomic stretch CACCTCGCCGTGCTCACCGCCGGCGGCCGCTCGGTGACGGACGCCATCCGCGCGGTCCGCGCGCAGCTCGGACACACGACGCACCTCGAGGTGGAGGTCGACCGGATGGACCAGATCGAACCCGTTCTCGCGGGCGGCGTCGACACGATCATGCTCGACAACTTCACGGTCGACGAGCTGCGCGATGGCGTCGCGCTCGTGAACGGACGGGCCATCGTGGAGGCGAGCGGCAACGTCAATCTCGACACCGTGGCCGCCATCGCCGCCACCGGCGTCGATGTCATCTCGGTGGGCGCGCTCACGCACAGCGTCCGCTCGCTCGACATCGGACTCGATGTCGACATCGACTTCGACGCCGACGCCGATTTCGAGGCGGAGGCGGTTGGCATCGGATACTCCGGAACCGCCCGGCTCCCGTACGACGACGAGGAGTAGAGCAACCGTGGGCGTGCTCTACCTCGATGCCGCCGCGACCACCCCGATGCGTCGCACGGCGCTCGAGGCCGCCTGGCCGTTCCTCACCGGCGAGTTCGGGAACCCGTCGAGCACGCACGAACCCGGCCTCCGCGCCGCCGCCGGGTTGAAGGATGCCCGCGCCCGCGTCGCTTCCGTACTCGGGTGCCGTGCATCCGAGGTCGTGTTCACGTCCGGCGGCACAGAGGGCGACAACCTCGCGATCAAGGGCATCGCGCTCGGCGACCCGCGCGGCAGGCACATCGTCACGGCACGCACGGAGCACGAAGCCGTGCTCGAGTCCGTCGACTACCTGAGGCGCATCCACGGATTCGAGGTGGACTTCGTCGCGCTCGACGACTCCGGCACAGCGACCACGGAGGCGCTCAGGGCTGTGCTGCGGCCGGACACGACACTCGTGTCGATCGCCTACGCGAACAACGAGATCGGCACGGTGCAGCCGATCGCCGAACTGGCATCCGTCGCGCACGCCGTCGGGGCGCGGTTCCACACCGACGCCGTGCAGGCAGCGGGCCGGCTCGACCTCGACGTACGTACGCTCGGCGTGGACGCGCTCACCTTCTCCGGGCACAAGGTGGGTGCGCCGAAGGGGTCTGGCGCTGCGTTCGTGAGGGGCGGCATCCCGCTCGAGCCCGTGCTGCACGGCGGCGGCCAGGAGCGCGGGCGGCGCTCGGGCACCGAGAACGTCGCATTCGCGCTCGCGCTCGCGGTCGCGCTGGAGGCCGCTGACGAGGAGCGGATGCAGCGCGAAGGCGCGACGGCCGGCGGCGCACAAGGCCCGTCGGCAGGGACCGCCGTCTTCATCGACACCGTGCTGCGTCAGCTCCCGGAGGCCCGCCTCACCGGTGAGCGCTCGCACCGGATACCCGGGCACGCCTCATTCACGATCGACGGTGTCAACGGCGAGACGGTGCTGCTCGAGCTCGAGCGTCGCGGCGTCATCGCTTCCAGCGGATCGGCCTGTGCGGCGGGGCGCACCGAGCCGTCGCACGTTCTGCTGGCCATCGGGCTCTCCGACGACGCAGCGGCCAGCGCCGTGCGCTTCAGCTGGACGGATGCCTCCCCCGAC encodes the following:
- a CDS encoding cysteine desulfurase family protein yields the protein MLYLDAAATTPMRRTALEAAWPFLTGEFGNPSSTHEPGLRAAAGLKDARARVASVLGCRASEVVFTSGGTEGDNLAIKGIALGDPRGRHIVTARTEHEAVLESVDYLRRIHGFEVDFVALDDSGTATTEALRAVLRPDTTLVSIAYANNEIGTVQPIAELASVAHAVGARFHTDAVQAAGRLDLDVRTLGVDALTFSGHKVGAPKGSGAAFVRGGIPLEPVLHGGGQERGRRSGTENVAFALALAVALEAADEERMQREGATAGGAQGPSAGTAVFIDTVLRQLPEARLTGERSHRIPGHASFTIDGVNGETVLLELERRGVIASSGSACAAGRTEPSHVLLAIGLSDDAAASAVRFSWTDASPDDLARAADALRDAVAAARGL